The nucleotide sequence CATCTTCTCTGTCTGCTTTATTAAATCGAATAGGTAAATTATAGTCTTCACGATCACTAGTATTGTTAAGTTCATATTTACGATTGTATCCTATGGTTGGTAAATCTGAATTATTGAAAAATGTTCCATTATTATTAATATTCACATTAGAGTTTCCCAATTCAAAACCTTTAGTGGTAAAGCTTTGCTTGAAATACATTTTTACAGAATCCCCAGACTTTAAAGCTGTATTTAGATTGAAAATGTAATAATCAAACTTTTTATATTGATTATCTAACATTGCTCCACCTTCAAAAGCTATGCTATCAATCATGGCATTCTCTTCAATAAGTTTTTGAATGTGAATGGATTTGATGTCTTCCGAATTGGTGTTTTTCAATATGTAATAGCCTTCAACTTTATAATCTCTAGTTTCAGGATACAGTTCTAATTGTAAGTTCACATCTATTAACTTAGGTTGTGGTATATATTCAAATTGCTTAAGCTCTTTTTCATATGCAACTCTAAAGTCAGTCGCATCTGAGTTAGTCCAATAGGTGTTTAAAATATTGGTATTGTAAAAGATAAAACTTCCAATAGTTATAAATGCTAAACAAACAACACTGACGAGTTTAAAAAGTGGCTTGCTTAACCTGTATTTGCTTGCTCTAAGACGCTTTACCAAGTTAGTTTCTGTACCTCGAACGATTACTAAAGATCCTATGATTAGCAATAGCATTCCGAAGAGAAACCAATACGATTTAATCCATAGATATGGTTTTAGAAAATGACCGTAACCATTCATATCTGAATATGCTCCTAAAGCGCTTCCACCGAAAAAGTATAAATCGTGATCAAACCCAAATAAGCCTAAAGCTATATTGACAGCAAAGAATATAATTACCAACATAACACCAACAAACTTATGATTAACAACAGATTGAATAAAAAATGCAACACAGGTATATAATGCTAAAAATGGTAAAATTTCTAGAAAGAATCCATTAAAGTAAACTTGAAATTTATATTCATAATAACCATTTACTGTTTGGAATATAATTCCTGAACCAATTAAAGCAAGCATTAAAACTACATAGATTAAGTTCAATCCAATAAACTTACCTAACAGCTTTATAAAGCTTGACATTGGTGTAGTATCATAAATAAGATCTAGTTTTGCAACTCGCTCTTTCCATACCAATTCTCCTGAATAAAATACTAAAAGGATAAGAAAGAAATACATGGAAGTTTCTTTAAGTTCTTCTACAATAAAATATGTAGCTGGATAACTATCCACTCCATATACAGTTCCTAGATTTACAGAATTAATAAGAATGATAATCATTCCACAAATAACAATTCCCCAAAAAGATGATTGCTTGCAAATACTTATGAAATAGAACCAAGAAAATTGTTTTAATTGGTTCCATTTAGATAGTAAACCATATTGCTTTTTAGCTTCAGGTATCACTACATTATCCTTTGCATTTGTATATTTAATAGCTAACGCTTGCTTTCTTTTAGATCGCTTTTCTTTAACCACATTAAAGTTGAATTTTTTATAACCATATAGCAACGCAACTATCCCAATAGACAACCAAAACAATTTGTTATACATAAGTGCTCCTATAAAAGGAATACTCTGTGTACTCTTTTCTAAAACTGACCAAGACTTTGTAACAAAAGTTGTTGTTGTCAATGAAAATGGATCTAGAATGGCTTGCCAAAACTCATTGGTAATAGATTTGGTTAGCATAAACAGAACAAATAAAAAGATGCCTTGTGTATATACGACAACTAGATTTCTGCTTAACGCTCCAGTGACAAAAAAGAGTGCTGCTCCAAAAAATAAGGTTGGCAAGGTTATCATTATAAATGTCTTTACATAAACCATGACATTAAATGCTAAAAAGTCTTCTGGATTTTGCCATGGCATAAATTCACCTAATATCATACCAAATAAAATGCCTGTAAATGCAAATAGTAACACAGTAAACGACCCTAAAAATCGACCTAATAAATAGTCTTTTTTGTTGATTGTCGTAGTAAACATCAATGACTCTATATTGTATTCAAAATCTCTTAACACAGAAACTCCCATAATCATAGAGGCTAAAATCATAAATATACCAGTAATTGCTCCCATCGTTTTTGCAATTACTATGGGTGAATTTTTTTTCATGAGCCCCATTTCTGAACCTTGAAAAATAAAGTCTACTCCAACAATTGAAAATAAAAAGAGAAACAGAAAGAACACATACGTGTCTGGTCGTTTAATTCGATATTGTAATTCGAATTTAAAAATAGCATACCACATAATTAGTTAGATTTAGAGTTATCATTATTAAAAATTTCTGAGAAATACACATCTTCTAATTCTGTATTAATAAGAGAAAAGCCATCTCCTGGATTCACATCACTTAAGACATGAATGGTTGGTTTTCCAAGAAATAGCTTTTCACTAATGACTTTATAATTTTGTTTATAAGCCTTTAATTCTTGCTTATGTATTGTTTTTTTATAGACTTTACCTTTTAGGTCTTCCAGTATTTGTAACGGATTTCCTTTTAAGCTAACTTCTCCTTGATTAATGATTGCCATATTTGTGCAAAGCTCCTTAACATCATCAACAATATGTGTAGATAAGATCACAACTGTATGCTCTCCTAATTCACTTAAAATATTATAAAATCGATTTCTCTCTACAGGATCCAACCCAGCAGTTGGTTCATCTACAATAAGTAATTTCGGATTATTAAGTAAGGCTTGTGCAATACCAAAGCGTTGCTTCATTCCACCAGAATAGCCTTTAAGATTTTGTTGTCGCACATCGTACAAATTAGTTTTATGCAACAATGCATCTACTAAATCTTTACGCTCACCTTTATGAGTAATTCCTTTTAGAACAGCAAAATGATTGAGTAATACTTCGGCAGAGATTTTAGGATACAAACCAAACTGTTGTGGTAAATAACCTAATACCTGACGCAATTCATTTTTTTGTTTTAATACGTCTATATCTCCAAGCGTAATAGATCCAGTATCTGCTTCTTGTAATGTTGCAATGGTTCTCATCAAAGTAGATTTTCCAGCGCCATTTGGTCCTAGTAAACCAAACATTCCTATTGGAATTTCTAAAGAAATGTTTTGCAATGCCTTAACACCATTAGAATAGGTTTTTGATAGATTGTTAATAATGAGTTCCATAATTGTTCGTTTTTTGAGTTACTATTTGACGCAAACTTATGCGTGTTTTCAACCTGACAAAAATGTTAGTGACACGAATAGATATATATGGGACAAACAGATTAAATTGATTTACAAAGGATGCTTAAATCACTTTTACATTAGTTTATCACGAATTACATATTGTTTATCAACTAATTTGTGCAAGGTGTTTTATTTAATTAATATTGACTTATGAAGTTTAAAATAACCGATAGAAAAAAGAAAATTATAAAGCGCATTTATAGAATAGCACTTATTCTTATTGGTATAATCATTATCATTTTCAATGACACCTTTGGTAAGCTTGAAGGGTTTGCAGAGTTTATACTTTTCTATTTTCTAATTTTAATTGCCACTATTTGTCATTGGCTTTTTATTCAAATCAAATCAATTATTCGATTAAAAAATGAAAAGTCTCAAACCGAACTCATGCACTTAAAAAATCAGGTAAATCCTCACTTCTTTTTTAACATGCTTAATAACCTTTATGGATTGGTTGAAAAAGACTCTAAAAAAGCACAAGAATTAATTTTAAAGCTTTCTGATATGATGCGCTATAGTATTTATGAAGGTCAAAATGAAACTGTATTATTATCTGAAGAAATAAGCTATCTACAGAATTATATTGAGCTTCATAAAATGCGCTATCATAAAGTTATTGATATGCAATTCAATATTGAAACAAAGGATAATGATTATGAAATAATGCCGCTACTTTTTATTATTCTTTTAGAAAATGCATTTAAACATGGTGTCGAAAATTTAAGAGATAATGCTTATGTGCATATTAATTTAGTAGCACACAATAATGAAGTGAAATTTGAAATTGAAAATAACTTTGATGCTATAGAAGATAATCAAGAATCTGGGATAGGTTTAAGAAACCTAAAACGAAGATTAGAGTTAGTGTATCCAAAAAATCATACTTTAACAATTACAAAAACTGATAATACCTATAACGCTAAATTGAATATTAATGGATTATGATTAAATATCTCATTATTGATGACGAACATATTGCACATGATATCATAAAAAAGTATTGTGATATGTTACCAAATTTAGAATTCAAAGCAGATTGCTATGATGCTATTGAAGCCATTGACTATTTAAGCGAGTATGATATTGATCTCATCTTTTTAGATTTAAATATGCCCAAGCTAAAAGGTTTTGAATTTTTAAAAACCTTATCCAATCCTCCGAAAGTTATTGTAACTACAGCATATAGTGAGTTTGCTTTGGAAGGCTACGAGCTAAATATTGTAGATTATTTATTAAAGCCATTTAGTTTTGAACGTTTTTTAAGTGCTATTAATAAAGTAACATCTTCAAAGACTAGCACATTAAAAAAAGAAAATAATGCAAACCTAAAACCTGAAGAAAAGTATATTTTTTTAAAGCAAAACAATAGTCATATTCAAGTAGATTTAGATACTATCTTATTTATTGAAGCCTCTGGTAATTATACCAAAATTATTACGAGTGATAATACCATAAGTATTCGTGAAAAAATATCTGATACTATACAATTGCTTTCTGATAATGATATTCTACAAGTTCATAAATCTTTTGCCATTGCAAAAATGCATATAAACAGTATTGAAGGTAATAGGATTTATATAGGAGATTATGTTATACCTATTGGCAAACTTTATAAGGCTAATGTCAATAAGCTTTTAACGTAGATTTGAATTGAGTATTGCTTTTTCATTCCACACACATTATGCTTTCTTCCTATGCTTCGACTTCGCCCAGCACAGGCTAGTCGCATAAAAAGTGTTTATTCACAAAGTTAATATTGTTTTAGAGGAGTTCATGAATCTCGTAAACTCGATTTCATTAACATCGTAGAAGAAATTTTTTAGAATAAATTTTTTCAAAAACAGTAGTAACAACTTTCGCTTTTAACCAAAGCTCAAGTTACATAACACGAGAACATTATATTAAAACAACATTGAGTTATAAATTCGATGTGTGTTACTATTTAGCTATAATTCTCTATTATGTAAAATATCCCAGAAACATCTGTTTTCATTAGAATAATTAGAATTTGGGTCATTAAACTGTTAAGCGGTTTGTTTCGCAGAGTTTATAAAACATTTGTATCTATAATTAAACGTTACATAAAATAGCTTCTTAACGACTTATATAGTGAGATATTGTTTTATTGGAATTATTACTTTACAAAGGCTGGGATAATAATCTCAGAAATTTGAGTCATTATTTTATCTTCTCCATCATGACCTGAAATTACAATAGTTAAATCAAGTTCTTCTATCACTATTACACGTTGTCCACCACCTCCCCAAGCAAATGCAGTATCATAACTTTTGTCACCTATCTTTACGAGTGTTTGGTACCAAAAATAGCCGTAACGATAGTCTTTAGGCATCCAATCTTGAGTAGGTTTCACAATTCCACTGGTGGCTTTGGCAAGATATTCTACAGAAATAAGCTGTTCGCCATTTAATTTACCCTTATTGAGAACCAAATTACCCAATTTGAGCATGTCGCGAGACAAGATACTTACACGCCACCCAGCTTCTGGAAAGCCGCTAATATGATTTGACCATTTATATTCTGTAATACCAAGTTTGTCAAGTAGCTCAGTTTTAATAAAGTTCTCAGCTGTTCCAGGGACAACGGCGTCAATGACCGTCATCACCAACATCGGATTAAAATTACCATATAAATACGTCTGAGACTCTTGGGTTATAGGTCCGCTTTGCTCCAGAAGCGTCTGAACCAGCCCCTGGCCTTTTAGTCGAACCGAATCTTTCTCAATGTCTTTCCATTTATCGTTATCTATAGTCAATCCTCCGTGCATGGTCAATGCCTTATGAAGTGTGATGCTTTCGGCACCTTTGGTGATTTTTTTTGGATCAACATCTTTTAGAAAACTAATCAAAGGTTTGTCTAAATCTTCCATGGATAGGTAACCCATTTGAATAGCTCTACCCAAAACCAAACTGGTATAAGCTTTTACTGCTGATGCTTGTCCATGAGGCAAGTTGATACGACCTTTTTTATAATAGGATTCAAAAACTAATTTGTTTTTGTGTGAAATGAGTACCGCATCATAGCTTCCATGTTTACCATCAAAAATCTCTTTTGACAGGTTGAGAATGGCCTTTTGATCATTGCTGTTTACCGATAATGTATCAACTAATATACCGTCGTTTCTGTCCTCTGGCGTTGTAGTGACAAATGCATTATTGAGATGCGGCATATCCCAGAATGAGACATCATAGTTTTCACTAGCCACAGGATTCATCAAGGATGACAACCAAGCGACACTACGAACTGCTGACATAGGAAATGCAGTTCCATGATTACCATGAATCACTTCTTTTAATACGGCTAAACCGTCATCTCTTCTATCCTTTAATAATTTAACAAACGCATCGATAGGTTCCACCATGTTTTCTTCTAATGAACCATGTGAAATGAATACATTGGCCTCCAGACTCGAGCTTCTATTTGAGGCCTCATAAGGTCCAAATTTAGTATTAAGTTCAGATAAATAATCAACTTCATCTTTAATCGTTGGACTACCAATAATGTAATTGTTAAAGGTATTAGGTTGCGTCATTAGTATATATGCACCAAATTCACCACTCAGTGAATACCCAAAATACGAGCGACTGTTTGGATTGGTTCTATAGGTATTATCGACATATTTAATGACATCATTGCGAATAAAGTCTAAATGTGTTTTGGCTTGACCCATTTGGTATTTTGCTTGAATTTCTGGCTTGCTGTGTTTGCTTATTGAGTAATCTCGAAACCGGCTAACATGCGCTCCTCTCTCTTTTTTTAGGTCTTCATTGATATCTAATTGCCAGGAAATTCCAACTAGAATTATATCTTCTAATATGTATTCTGTTGCCCCAGATAACATTTCGAGATGCCACATAGCATCTGTATAATAAAGAACAGGATAGGTTTTATTAGTATTCTCAGAATAATCTTCTGGCAATTCTATATAAAGCTCGTAGTTTCTTTCGGTCTTAGTATCTTTTATTGGGACGACCTGAATTTGTGGTAATACCAAGGAAGTTCCTTCTCCATTTGATGTGAACTCTTTTTCATTGCTTTCTTGTGCAAAGGCAGTGTTTAGCGATATAGCAAATGCCACTATTAGTAATTTAGTAATTTTCATGTTTTGTTATTTGTGTTTGCAATTTATAATTCCAACCCGCCAGCTAGCTCGTTTACTCTTTTCTATAAGTTCCGACCTATTTTGGTCTAAGTTTTTCAATAACTTCTGTGCTTACCCAATAGATATCTGCCAACCCAGGCTCAATATTTCTTTCGTCTCTGCCAAAAAACAAATACTTTCCATCTGGACTGATTCTTGGAGCCTTTTCATTAAGGATAGTGTTTATAGAATTTCCAAGATTTATTGGTTTTGTCCACGTTTCGTCTTTCTCTTTGAAATAAACATACATATCATTATCCTTTCTTCCATCTTCTTCGTTGTTCCGTTCAGTTACGATCAGGTAATCTTGAGATGGGGAAATGAAAGCATGATGACCAAATTCAATGTCAACTTCCCGTGCTTCGGGAAATTCGCCATTTTTATTGGGTGCATGATACATTTTGAATTTTGACAAATTGAAATAATAAAGGTCACCATTTTTGGCCTGATTAGGAAAAAACACAAGATCGTCGTTCACAGGTGAGTCGAGCAGCATTGCATCACTCCAAGAATCTTCTAAACGGTTTACATACCAGATTTTTTCATCTGCAAAAGCAGAGTCCATAGCTGTGAAATAAATCCTTTCACCATCAGGGCTAACAAATGGATGAAATTCTTCCTTTTTTTTCCCATTAGTAAAACCCACTCTTTTTATGGGAGTCCATTTATCATCTTCGAGTTTTGAGAAATAGATAGATGTTATCTCGGCTTCGTTTTTAGCTGCAAAATACATTTCAGTCAATTCAGGAGAAAACGAAACCGTGCCTTCAAACCTTCCATCAATTGAAACGATACCAGGTGCAAACAATTGAGGAATTAAATCTGGTGGTTTTTGATCAAAATAAAAACTTTCTTCTATTGAAGAGCCATCCTCTTTTGCGCTCGATTTTTCAGTTTTGCAAGCAATTAAAAATAATATCGATACTAGTACTGAGAATTTAATTATGTGGTTTTTCATTTCCTAATTTATTTTAGTTACTACCAACTCACCTATTGGTTATTTCATTCAAGATCAAACAGTCCAGATTTGGAAAGCTGTCGAGAAATGACATGAAGTTGATTGCTTTCCCGATCTGTATTGGCAGTTCCGAAAAATGCAATAACCAAATCTTTCGAAGGTGAGATATAAAGGCCTTGACCTCCATGTGCTCCTTTGTAAAAATCGCCATCATCGAATACGGCACCCCATTGATAACTGCTATATATCGTTTCTTTAAAATTCCGTGACATCGCCCTGAGGTTTATATTTACATTTCGGATTTTAGATAAGTGCGCATCAGAAATTATTGGATTGGCGCTCTTTCTTCCACTAGGTGTAAAAGCAAGACCAAATCTAGCAAGGTCTCGAAGTGTTGTTGACATGCCATCGGCATATGAAATAGAGGTCCCATTTTTATTGAATCCTAAAAGGGCACTATGTTCTGAACCTATCTTTCTCCATATTTCCTGTTCTACAAAATCGCGGAAGGTAAGACCACTAATTTTTTCAACTAGTAATGTTAATACCATAGCATCGGCATTCGACCATTGGAACTCCGTTCCTGATGGCTTAGCAGACTTTGCTTTAGCTAAATCTTTAATGGGGTCAAAACTTACCTCATAGTTCTCTAATGGGATGCGATCAATTCCGGAACTCATAGAAAGTATATCTAGTACTGAAACACCTTCCCAACCAGAATTTTTAAGGGCATCAAAGTAGTAATCTATAGGTTTGCTAGTATCGATTAAATGGCGATCCTCCAAAATAGCAATGGATGTACTAACAAAAACTTGGGTTATTACCATATTAATATGCAAATCGGTAGGAAACATTCTCGGATAGCCTTCAAAGACGATGTTGCCTTTATGAATTATAATTAACCCATTAACTTCTACTTGCTGTGCATAGTCGTTTAATGATAGTCCACCACCTTTTTTTAAATCTGTCGTGGTTATAAAATGTTTCACATCATCTCTTGGCGTTTCTTCAAGGATTTTTGGTGTATTTGACCTAAGTATGCGCGAGTGTTCCTTTATTTCGGAGAAGTTTAAATAATAATATCGTTCCAGATCACCATATTCGGTCCAATTGCCTCCTTCAAAAATGCGTTTATGGAATCCATAAATCTCTTCTTTTGTAAATCCAGAATAATTATACGTTTCATATTTTGGAGGTGCAATGCTTAAGGTATCGGAGTCATTTTTTGGATCGTTTTTACAGGCTAGAAAAAGAAGTATTAAAAGTAGTAGTCCTGTTATGTTTTTCATTATTTTCATAGTTTATAAAAGTTCGACACCATAATTAAATGTTGTATAAAAATATAGCATAATACATGCTTAAGACCTTAAATAGGACAAACCCAACAAATAAATGATAAAACCATTTCGTCATTGATATAACCCTTTTGTAAGAAATTAAAGAATATTGTTTTTGTAGATATTATCTTTATCAGATATTTAATAAAAGAGTTTATGATTAAAAAGACTTTTAAGGATACCATACTCCTTAACATAGGAGCTTTTGTATTGGTGCTCATCCTTGAACTATTAAGTGGATGGATGAGCATAGATCGATATGATTCACCTTTTTCTTTTTTTTTATGGGCACTTAAATATGCCATTAATATTATGGCAGTTATATGGGTAAATCATTTTGTTCTTATTCCTTATTTTTTTGATAAGAAAAGATATTTTATATACGGACTCTTGGTTATTGGGAGTATATTTCTTGTGGCATATTTAGAAGCTTATGCTAACAACAGTTGGCCTGGTGTTACTAAAACTTTTTTATTTCATTTTTATACTACAGGTACTGGAATGGCTGCCTTTTTTTTAAGAAGAAATATAATCATCCAAAGAGAAAATGCTGAGAAAGAAAATTTACAAAAGGAGATGGAGCTTACCTATTTAAAGGAGCAGGTGAATCCTCATTTTTTATTTAACTCCTTAAATAGTATTTATTCACTTGCCAGACAACAATCGCCAGAAACTCCAGATCTTGTCATGCAACTCTCAGAATTAATGAGATATCAATTAGAGAGTTCTAAAAAAGATACTGTTTTATTAAAAGAAGAGATTGAGTTTATAGAAAATTATTTGTTACTTGAAGAAAAAAGACTAAGTAAACGTTGTACTATTGAATTTTTAATTGGAGGAGATCTGTCGGAGTTAAGAATTGCTCCAATGTTACTCATCCCATTTATTGAAAATGCTGTTAAACATGGCGCTCAAAGCACTAACGAGCAGAGTACCATTGATATTTCTGTCTCTATAAAAAATTCTGTCCTTCATTTTTATGTAGATAATTCGAAGCCTCCCATGGTCTCTACATCTAAAAGAAAAGGTCTCGGTCTTGAAAATGTAAAAAGGCGTTTAAACCTTTTATATCCTAATTCTCACGCATTAAAAATTGAGGATACCGAAGAAGGTTATCATGTGAATTTATCAATAGATTTTAAAGTTTCAAAATTAAAAAATACAGTTAATGATTAAAGTAGGTATTGTAGATGATGAAATATTAGCGCGTAAAGTGCTAGAGGAGTATTGTTCTAAAATTGACAACTTAGAAATAGTACTAAGTACAGGGAATCCGCTTGAATTTATCAATTTCGCTCAACAAAATAATGTTGATCTCATCTTTCTAGATATTGAAATGCCCGAACTTAATGGTATGGAAATTTTACGCTCTATGATAAAACCACCTAAGGTTATTTTAACTACAGCTTATTCTGAATATGCATTGGAAAGTTATAATTACAGTGTTGTAGATTATTTATTAAAACCTATAAAAATTGAGCGCTTTTTAAAAGCCATCAACAAAGTGTCAGCTTCAAAAATAGCACAGCCAAAAAAAAATAGTAGCACTGATGAACTTCAAATAAAACATGACGGCATACCTGTGAATATCTCATTTAAGTCCATTCTGTATATTCAAAGTTTTGGAAATTATTTGAAAATTTTTACAGATTCAAGAATGTACCTTATATCTGAAACACTAATTAATATCACTACATTATTATCTGAAAATTTCCAACGCACACATAAATCATACATTGTCAATTTAAATAGAGTTTCAGAAGCAAGCAGAACACATTTGTTAATTGAAAACAAAAAAGTGCCAGTAAGTGCTATGTATAAGGTAATTGTATTTGAAAAATTGGAAGCATAAGCGAAATTATAAAATAGTTAATTTCCATTCTACATACCCTTTTTCCCTCCTACACTTCTACTTCACACACAGGCCATTATAGTATATTTCAACTATTTTATTTATCTTGTGGATAAAGCAATATTTAGGAAAGACAGCGCGCTGGCCAATGTGCATTCATTTCTATATCGCTATAATTCCATATTATGTAAATATCCTAGAAACATTCATTTTCTTATTAATAATTAGAGCTTGGTTCATTAAAATTTAATTACCCGATTCTCATGGGTTTTGATTTTTAAATTATATCAAAGACATCGTATTCATAGCACAATGCGCAATAATAACTGGCCATAGATTACGATCTAACTTCACGTAAGCGATTCCCATAATAATTCCGATTAAAGCTACAGAAATTGATCGTTCAGAGATATCATATGAATGTCTAAATCCCCAAATGCAAGCTTGAATTATTATGGCAATTACGGTTTTAAATTTTACATTTGAGAATAAGCCCTCAACCCAAGTGATTAGGAATCCGCGTTCTAATAATTCTTCTAAAGCAGATTGTAACCATACAAAAATGATAATCGAAAAGACATAGCCATAATCGCCATTACTCAAAGAATACCCTTTAATTGTACCTTTAGCAGCCTCACTACTTTCTTTAACTACAGCAAATTGATCTTGTATAATATTAAAAATAAGAAACGTTGCTATAACAGTAACAAAAATTATTACCGAACTTAATAGTGCTTTTTTTATGTTTTTGGGACGAGATAAACCTAAAATTTTCCAGGTTACACCTCGTCTTTTCATCATCCAAGTAGCGACTAATAAAGTAGTTCCTGAATATAAAAAACCTGTTACTAAATAATGTGTATTTGGAATGGATGTTTCCCTAATTAAAAACATTATTGCTATGTATGCAACTAAATCAATAAAATAACTTAACCTCAATTCCTTTTTTAGTTCTAACCTCATTTTATAAATCTTTACTTAGTTTTTTCTTAAATCTTTCTAAAGTAGATTGAAAAGAACTTAACAATCTGTGAGAGTGTTTTTTTGCTAACTCAACTGCTTTTTCGTAGTTTTTAAGTGCTAAATCGTATTGCTCATTTTTTTCATAAGCTTCACCTAAACTGTCATACATATTAGCCTCATTAGGAAATAAATGTGCATTTAGCTTAAATAGTTTAATTGCAAATTCTATATCATTTTCTTTAATAAATTCGTATGCAATACTATTCAGTCTTTGTGGGTGTTTTAACGAATAGTTATTTTTTGTAATGTACTCGGTAATATCTTCAAATTGTCTAAAAGCTTTTATCTTGTTTTTATTTTTATATATAAAAAAGCGTAATCTTTCTTTGGGTAATTGATATGCTTTATTATATAAAATATATTCAATATAATGCGCTATGTTTTTGGCTATCATATCGTAATTTGATAGTACAATGATGGTATATTTATCCTTTAAATATCTAGAGAAATACGATGAAAACCCAGGCATTCCTCCGCTATGACCAATAACAAGATTCTCTTGCCTGTTTTCTACCTGAAATGCTAAACCGTAGGTAACTTTTAGTGCTTTGAACATCTTTTTTTTGGAAGCTTCATTAATTAAGCTAGAACCATAAAGCGCTTGGTCAAATTTTAGCATATCTCCTACTGTAGATAGAATTCCTCCATCTGGATATGGAGAGCTACTTAGAAAGTAATTATTCTGATATTTACCTGAAATAGATTTCATATATCCTGTTGCTCTATTTTTAACTACTTCATCACCAAATCTCATTGCTGTGTTTTGCATTTGAGTTGGTTCGAGAATATTTTTAGTTATATATTCAGCATAAGATTGACCCGTAATTTCTTCAATCACTGCACCTAATAATACCATTCCTGAATTTGAATATGCAAATCGTTTACCAGGGATTGTAAACTCCATTTTTTGCTCATAAATAACAGGCAATAAATCATTTATGCTTTTGTATCCATGTCTGTTTGATCGATAATCTGGATGTCTCATATAACTTCCTACGCCTGATGTATGGGATAGTAAATGAAAAATTGTGATTTTATCTCCTAAAGGAAAATCTTTCAAATATTTAATAACAGGATCATTGATATTTAGCATCCCTCTTTCATGCAACTGCATTATAGAAACTCCGGTAAACATTTTCCCCATTGATGCAATGTTAAACTTAGTATCTATGTTGTTTTTTATCCCGTAACTCTTATTTGCATATCCAAAGGCTTTTGCGTAT is from Pontimicrobium sp. SW4 and encodes:
- a CDS encoding serine hydrolase; protein product: MIRVLIITIIFLSSTIYAQTINQKIEEMMQEHIALDQFSGTVLLAKEGKILYAKAFGYANKSYGIKNNIDTKFNIASMGKMFTGVSIMQLHERGMLNINDPVIKYLKDFPLGDKITIFHLLSHTSGVGSYMRHPDYRSNRHGYKSINDLLPVIYEQKMEFTIPGKRFAYSNSGMVLLGAVIEEITGQSYAEYITKNILEPTQMQNTAMRFGDEVVKNRATGYMKSISGKYQNNYFLSSSPYPDGGILSTVGDMLKFDQALYGSSLINEASKKKMFKALKVTYGLAFQVENRQENLVIGHSGGMPGFSSYFSRYLKDKYTIIVLSNYDMIAKNIAHYIEYILYNKAYQLPKERLRFFIYKNKNKIKAFRQFEDITEYITKNNYSLKHPQRLNSIAYEFIKENDIEFAIKLFKLNAHLFPNEANMYDSLGEAYEKNEQYDLALKNYEKAVELAKKHSHRLLSSFQSTLERFKKKLSKDL